The following is a genomic window from Bosea sp. RAC05.
CGCCGCGAGCACGCGCTGCGCCCACAACCTCGCAGGCTTCGGGTTCGAGATCGCGATCTGCCGCTCGCCGGACGAGGCCGTGCTGGGCGCGCAGATCGTGACCACCGCCACCGCCGACAAGGCCAACGCCACCATCCTGACCGACAACATGGTCGGCGCCGGCATCCACATCAACGCGGTCGGCGGCGACTGCCCGGGCAAGACCGAGCTCCATGCCGACATCCTCAGGCGCAGCGACATCTTCGTGGAGTATCCGCCGCAGACGCGCATCGAGGGCGAGATCCAGCAACTCGCCGCCGACCATCCCGTCACCGAACTCTGGCGCGTCGTCACGGGGCAGGCCGAAGGCCGGCGCGAGGCGCGGCAGATCACGCTGTTCGACTCGGTGGGGTTCGCGATCGAGGATTTCTCGGCTCTGCGCTGGCTCGCCGGGGAGGCCGCCCGCACGGGCGAGTACGATGAACTCGACCTGCTGGCCGATCCCGACGAGCCGCGCGACCTGTTCGGCATGCTGCTGCGCGCGGGGGCGGGGCCGGCCGTCGCGCCTCAGCGCCCGCGAGAGGTCTGCGAGACCAGATAGCTCGAGATGGCGTCGGTCAGCTGCGCCGCCTTGGCGACATTGTCGGCGTTCGAGACCATCAGGGCCGTCACCAGCGCCTCGATCACGAGCAGCGCCGCGACATTGCTCGACGACAGCACGGGATGGGTGCAGCGGGCGATCAGGACCTCGTCGGCGAGCGGGGCGAGCGGCGATGCGGCCGAGTCGGTCAGCGCCACGATGGCCGCCTTGCGGTCGGCGGCATAGCGCGTCAGGTGCACGACATCGGTGGCGTAGCGCGGGAAGGAAATGGCGATCAGCACATCCTCCGGTCCCAGCGCCATCAGGCGGCCGGCGGCATTCTCGGTGCCGCCGAACTCGACCACATTGACGAGCTGGCGACAGAAAGGCTGCAGGCCGAGCGTCAGCAGCCCCGCCAGATGGGCGGAGAGGCCGAAACCCATCACATAGACGCAGCGCGCCGAGGTCAGGCGGGCGACGATGCGCGACAGGCCCTCGGGCTCGATCGCCTCGGCCGTGCCGCGCAGATTGGCCAGCGTGTCCTCCAGCCCCTCGCGCAGCGGCG
Proteins encoded in this region:
- a CDS encoding MurR/RpiR family transcriptional regulator; the protein is MKISLHDSPGGSGASDMAFAASELGRKLLALQASGSASNRVIAEHLLRNPVRGSALSIEDLAAATGVSTATLSRFARLLGFSGFPDLRAALADTLQAVLRPVEKLRGSFNREDGRSPLREGLEDTLANLRGTAEAIEPEGLSRIVARLTSARCVYVMGFGLSAHLAGLLTLGLQPFCRQLVNVVEFGGTENAAGRLMALGPEDVLIAISFPRYATDVVHLTRYAADRKAAIVALTDSAASPLAPLADEVLIARCTHPVLSSSNVAALLVIEALVTALMVSNADNVAKAAQLTDAISSYLVSQTSRGR
- a CDS encoding ornithine cyclodeaminase — protein: MDRKLNLVRFVSVDRMMRIVGRHGIERVLTDLAACVEADFRRWEVFDKTARVASHSRDGVIELMPTSDGRHYAFKYVNGHPLNTRDGRQTVTAFGVWADVATGYPLLLSEMTILTALRTAATSAMAASHLAPHGAHTMALIGNGAQSEFQALAFRAVLGIDRLRLYDTDPAASTRCAHNLAGFGFEIAICRSPDEAVLGAQIVTTATADKANATILTDNMVGAGIHINAVGGDCPGKTELHADILRRSDIFVEYPPQTRIEGEIQQLAADHPVTELWRVVTGQAEGRREARQITLFDSVGFAIEDFSALRWLAGEAARTGEYDELDLLADPDEPRDLFGMLLRAGAGPAVAPQRPREVCETR